One window from the genome of [Clostridium] celerecrescens 18A encodes:
- a CDS encoding MurR/RpiR family transcriptional regulator, with product MSVLIKLRDYRNLPEAENQVREYILKYPKKVLEFTVYDLAKESFTSPATVIRLCKKIDIKGFARLKVLLAEETKYFQDMKLNLLDTTTIEKNDTPHAIIEKITNISIKTIEETRVLVNEKQFMEVVKLLQKATVIDFYGEGASNMVAVDGQFKFMRIGKIVNTYQLYDRQYVQAVNSDATHVGIIISYSGETKRMIQIAGILQKNGTPVVAVTSSSENSLNRIADHNLFVTAKETVFRSGAMASRTAQLYIIDILYALYCSLDYDESIQKIQQTRIE from the coding sequence ATGAGTGTTTTAATTAAATTAAGAGACTACAGAAATCTGCCGGAGGCGGAGAACCAGGTCAGGGAATACATTCTGAAATATCCGAAAAAAGTCCTGGAATTTACGGTGTATGATCTGGCAAAAGAATCCTTCACATCACCGGCCACCGTGATCCGTCTTTGTAAAAAGATTGATATTAAAGGCTTTGCGCGGCTGAAGGTGCTGCTGGCAGAGGAGACCAAGTATTTTCAGGATATGAAGCTGAACCTGTTGGACACTACCACCATAGAAAAGAACGACACACCGCATGCAATTATAGAGAAGATCACCAACATTTCCATCAAAACCATAGAGGAGACCAGGGTGCTGGTCAATGAGAAACAGTTTATGGAAGTGGTGAAGCTGCTGCAGAAAGCTACGGTCATTGATTTCTATGGCGAGGGCGCCTCCAACATGGTGGCGGTGGATGGCCAGTTCAAGTTTATGCGCATTGGGAAAATTGTAAATACCTACCAGCTTTATGACCGGCAGTATGTCCAGGCTGTGAATTCCGATGCCACACATGTGGGAATCATCATTTCCTATTCCGGCGAGACTAAGAGAATGATCCAGATCGCCGGTATTCTTCAAAAGAATGGAACCCCAGTGGTGGCGGTAACTTCCAGCAGCGAGAATTCCTTAAACCGGATTGCGGATCACAATTTGTTTGTGACAGCCAAAGAGACGGTGTTTCGAAGCGGAGCCATGGCATCCAGGACTGCGCAGCTTTACATTATCGACATTTTATATGCGCTGTACTGTTCGCTGGATTATGATGAGAGCATCCAGAAAATCCAGCAAACACGCATTGAGTAA
- a CDS encoding PTS system mannose/fructose/N-acetylgalactosamine-transporter subunit IIB: MITIARIDERLIHGQVAYAWTVAYKSEAIMVIDNEIAKDKFQISLLQMACPAGVKCFICDEEKAVELLNKYEKRKIFVVVKHPATLLSICGKGIDLKAVNVGGLYFKDGRRQLSKTVYVDKEMEDIFRKLNSRGVRLENRTTPTDAEEDLMRLM; encoded by the coding sequence ATGATTACCATAGCTAGAATTGATGAGCGTCTGATACACGGCCAGGTGGCCTACGCATGGACTGTGGCCTACAAAAGTGAGGCGATCATGGTGATTGACAATGAGATCGCAAAGGATAAATTCCAGATATCCCTGCTTCAGATGGCCTGCCCAGCCGGCGTGAAGTGTTTTATCTGTGATGAGGAGAAGGCGGTGGAGCTTTTAAACAAGTATGAGAAAAGGAAGATTTTTGTGGTCGTAAAGCATCCGGCCACGCTGCTTTCCATTTGCGGGAAGGGGATTGATTTAAAGGCAGTCAATGTGGGCGGGCTTTACTTCAAGGATGGCAGGAGGCAGTTGTCCAAGACGGTCTATGTGGACAAGGAGATGGAAGACATTTTCAGGAAATTGAACAGCCGGGGAGTAAGGCTTGAGAACAGGACAACTCCAACAGATGCGGAGGAAGATTTGATGAGGTTGATGTGA
- a CDS encoding PTS system mannose/fructose/sorbose family transporter subunit IID, with protein MNTVQVLLLSVFIAVLILENYGYGYWMISRPIFAGPLIGLLLGDLKTGLLVGGSVELMYMGVIPVGGSVPPNAQIAGILSTVFAILNGGNAEVGIALALPIGLMAQLLIMFAWNLNIVLIHSADKYVQTGDHKMVDRMHLCGLVVFFFVFFIPTFLAIQFGSEFVNSVVAAMPPVLTDGLKIASGILPAVGMAMLLKMMNFKKYWSFFALGFVFSIYLGLNVLAISIIALALVFAIYTMRNKEIDDDDGFGDEEADSGTAEGMLGRKELKKVFWRSFFFMTTINYERYCSLGFCYAMIPALKVLYPKQADLQEAMQRHNEFFNCHPYTGNAVLGVSLALEEQRAVGKLISAEAISSTKAALMGPLSSIGDSVFKATFMTIFAAIGAALALDGNVAGPFLFLIPNVLLNVCSRWLFIKYGYELGTNLVVKMKSSDIIDKFVEGATIVGMMVVGAMIVGFVNVKIGCVWVIGGKEIILQDIINSLMPSLLPLLLVLAYYWILIKRKKGMYICIIASFVLGIAGKVVGLF; from the coding sequence ATGAATACAGTTCAGGTGCTGTTATTAAGTGTATTTATTGCTGTCTTGATTTTAGAGAATTATGGATATGGCTACTGGATGATCTCCAGGCCGATTTTTGCCGGGCCGCTGATCGGACTTCTGTTGGGGGATTTGAAGACTGGTCTTTTGGTTGGCGGAAGCGTGGAACTGATGTACATGGGCGTGATTCCTGTGGGGGGAAGCGTTCCTCCCAACGCCCAGATCGCAGGTATCCTTTCAACGGTGTTTGCCATTTTAAACGGCGGCAATGCGGAGGTGGGAATCGCACTGGCCTTGCCCATCGGCCTGATGGCTCAGCTGCTGATCATGTTCGCATGGAATTTAAACATTGTTTTGATACACAGTGCGGATAAATACGTACAGACCGGCGACCACAAGATGGTGGACCGTATGCATCTGTGCGGTCTGGTAGTGTTTTTCTTCGTTTTCTTTATTCCCACGTTTCTGGCAATCCAGTTCGGCAGTGAATTTGTGAATAGCGTGGTGGCAGCCATGCCTCCGGTGCTGACGGATGGTTTAAAGATTGCTTCCGGAATTCTTCCCGCAGTAGGAATGGCGATGCTGTTGAAGATGATGAATTTTAAAAAGTACTGGTCCTTCTTCGCCCTGGGGTTTGTGTTCTCCATCTACCTGGGATTAAACGTGCTGGCCATCTCCATCATTGCCCTTGCGTTGGTATTTGCAATATATACCATGCGGAATAAGGAAATAGACGACGATGACGGCTTTGGAGATGAGGAGGCGGATTCTGGCACCGCCGAGGGCATGCTGGGCAGGAAGGAGTTGAAAAAGGTATTCTGGCGTTCTTTCTTCTTCATGACTACCATCAATTATGAACGGTATTGTTCCCTGGGTTTCTGCTATGCCATGATCCCGGCGCTGAAAGTTTTATACCCGAAACAGGCGGATTTACAGGAAGCCATGCAGCGGCACAATGAGTTTTTCAACTGCCATCCATACACCGGCAACGCGGTTCTGGGCGTATCCCTTGCACTGGAGGAGCAGCGGGCGGTGGGCAAATTGATTTCTGCCGAAGCCATTTCCTCTACCAAAGCTGCTCTCATGGGGCCGTTATCCAGCATTGGAGATTCTGTGTTTAAAGCTACATTTATGACTATTTTTGCGGCAATCGGCGCTGCCCTTGCCTTGGATGGAAATGTGGCGGGTCCGTTCCTGTTCCTCATTCCCAATGTGCTTCTCAATGTGTGTTCCAGATGGCTGTTCATCAAGTACGGCTATGAACTGGGGACAAACCTGGTAGTGAAAATGAAAAGCAGCGATATCATTGATAAATTTGTGGAGGGAGCTACCATTGTAGGAATGATGGTGGTAGGAGCCATGATCGTGGGCTTTGTGAATGTGAAGATTGGCTGCGTTTGGGTTATCGGCGGGAAAGAGATCATTCTGCAGGATATCATCAACTCCCTGATGCCAAGCCTGTTGCCGCTGCTTCTGGTGCTGGCCTATTATTGGATTTTGATAAAACGTAAAAAAGGAATGTACATCTGCATTATTGCAAGCTTTGTATTAGGAATTGCAGGAAAGGTGGTTGGACTCTTCTAA
- a CDS encoding N-acetylmannosamine-6-phosphate 2-epimerase — translation MNQSSKNTLKQLKHKLIVSCQARVGWPMYGPEIMAAFAAAAKQGGAAGIRATGVDNIRKIKERVDLPIIGINKQFLDNYNVYITPTYESAREILEVGIEIIALDATPRKRPGGETAEGILKKIRAEYPNVLVMGEISTLDEAKAIIPHGFDIISTTLSGYTEESQEVNSVNLELIRQIHKITDIPIIAEGKIIREEEAVEAMNAGAHAVVVGTSITRPEIITERYVKAMKDAMEI, via the coding sequence ATGAACCAGTCAAGTAAAAATACATTGAAACAATTAAAACACAAATTGATTGTATCCTGTCAGGCGAGGGTCGGCTGGCCCATGTACGGGCCTGAGATTATGGCTGCTTTCGCGGCTGCGGCCAAGCAGGGCGGTGCTGCCGGAATCCGTGCCACAGGTGTGGACAACATTAGAAAAATCAAAGAGCGGGTTGATCTTCCGATTATCGGTATCAACAAACAATTCTTGGATAATTATAATGTGTACATCACCCCTACTTATGAAAGCGCCAGGGAGATTCTGGAGGTGGGAATCGAGATCATTGCCCTGGATGCTACTCCAAGGAAAAGGCCTGGAGGGGAAACTGCGGAGGGAATTTTGAAGAAAATTCGTGCGGAATATCCGAATGTACTGGTGATGGGTGAGATTTCCACACTGGATGAGGCAAAAGCAATTATTCCTCATGGCTTTGACATTATATCCACCACACTTTCAGGATACACTGAGGAAAGCCAGGAAGTGAATAGCGTGAACTTAGAATTAATCCGCCAGATACATAAGATTACTGATATACCGATTATCGCGGAAGGGAAGATCATACGCGAAGAGGAAGCCGTGGAAGCCATGAACGCTGGTGCCCACGCAGTAGTTGTAGGTACCTCCATAACCAGGCCTGAGATCATCACTGAAAGATATGTAAAAGCCATGAAGGACGCAATGGAGATATAA
- a CDS encoding methyl-accepting chemotaxis protein has translation MKEGKLLWKNRLSVKIPITMAIIILIVIVAMCSCLSLLAGTTVTRMTEKELNYIADENAKEVQSYLDSMLVFSQALSLEVQRYQVLSKDEADKMLKDSLQGVLNNNKIFSAYYAFEPNKYMPNTPNGLSYYAFRDGSGVGLDVLNDFGTYGNEDYYLPAKNNLSVHVTEPYEYQLSTGEKVWLITLSSPIVNKNGEFLGVANCDIDMSSIAGLDYADGGYKTSYSYIVTNTGTCLAHTIDKGIVGSIPQSVSDYEAIRKAVASGNSVTDKIKNSFSQGKSALAIHKALHVDGTDVNWSSAFVVNESEAMNSVTKMTFALAGIGMTGLIILILVSVMALKKGLAPVDSVMGLAEKMRNGDLSHGNENMNYKNDELGLLAKIFTETSEVLGGYINEISEVLEHVASGNLVISIDRDFMGDFNKIKIDLSRILNSLNSTFNEMRVAAEQVASGAGQFSDSSQSLSQGAIEQASSVEELSAKIMEITNQVKESAMYANNANEKAEAVGTELENSNKQMKELLKAMNDITVTSSQIGIIIKTIEDIAFQTNILALNAAVEAARAGEAGKGFAVVADEVRNLASKSAEAAKNTTGLIESSLHSVEEGGKFAEITATSLGKVVAGAKEIISDIAEISEKSKVQSSSLEEVTAGIDQISNVVQNNAAIAEESAATSQELSAQAQMLKEQIARFRIK, from the coding sequence ATGAAAGAAGGAAAATTACTATGGAAAAACAGACTTTCAGTAAAGATTCCAATTACAATGGCTATTATAATCTTAATTGTCATTGTAGCAATGTGCTCCTGTTTAAGTTTGTTAGCAGGTACTACCGTTACCAGAATGACGGAGAAGGAGCTGAACTATATTGCAGATGAAAATGCAAAAGAAGTGCAGTCGTATTTAGACAGTATGCTTGTATTTTCCCAGGCGTTATCCTTAGAGGTGCAGAGATATCAGGTACTTAGCAAGGATGAAGCAGACAAAATGCTGAAAGATTCTTTACAGGGGGTATTAAATAATAACAAGATATTTTCCGCATATTATGCGTTTGAACCAAACAAATATATGCCGAATACACCCAACGGACTTTCTTATTATGCATTCCGTGACGGCTCTGGTGTCGGTCTTGATGTTTTGAATGATTTTGGTACATATGGAAATGAAGATTACTATTTACCTGCAAAGAACAATTTATCTGTTCATGTAACAGAACCGTACGAGTACCAGCTTTCTACAGGTGAAAAAGTCTGGCTGATCACATTGAGCAGCCCTATTGTAAATAAAAACGGTGAATTTTTAGGGGTTGCAAATTGCGACATCGACATGTCAAGTATTGCAGGGCTGGATTATGCAGACGGAGGATATAAAACTTCCTATAGTTATATTGTAACAAACACTGGGACCTGTCTGGCTCACACAATAGACAAAGGAATTGTTGGCAGCATTCCTCAGTCTGTTTCAGATTATGAGGCGATTCGGAAAGCAGTAGCAAGCGGAAATTCGGTAACAGATAAAATTAAGAATTCTTTTTCTCAGGGAAAATCTGCATTGGCTATTCATAAAGCACTTCATGTAGATGGGACTGATGTGAACTGGTCGAGTGCTTTTGTAGTGAATGAAAGCGAGGCAATGAACTCAGTAACAAAGATGACCTTCGCACTAGCGGGCATTGGTATGACTGGTTTAATCATACTGATCTTGGTCAGTGTTATGGCGCTGAAGAAAGGTCTTGCTCCAGTGGATTCAGTCATGGGTCTGGCAGAAAAGATGAGAAACGGTGATCTTTCCCACGGCAATGAGAACATGAATTATAAAAATGATGAATTAGGATTGTTAGCTAAGATATTTACGGAAACTTCGGAAGTCTTGGGCGGTTATATCAATGAAATATCAGAGGTACTTGAACATGTAGCTTCTGGCAATCTGGTTATTTCAATTGACAGGGACTTTATGGGAGATTTTAATAAAATAAAGATTGACTTAAGCCGTATATTAAATTCTCTAAATAGTACGTTCAACGAAATGAGGGTAGCTGCTGAACAGGTGGCATCCGGTGCCGGACAGTTTTCTGACAGTTCTCAGTCATTGAGTCAGGGGGCAATCGAACAGGCAAGCTCAGTAGAAGAACTTTCCGCAAAAATCATGGAAATTACCAATCAGGTTAAGGAAAGCGCAATGTACGCGAATAATGCGAATGAAAAGGCTGAGGCTGTAGGAACAGAACTGGAAAATAGCAATAAACAGATGAAAGAACTTCTAAAAGCCATGAATGATATCACTGTAACTTCAAGCCAGATTGGAATTATTATAAAGACGATAGAAGATATTGCATTCCAGACTAATATACTGGCTCTTAATGCGGCTGTTGAAGCAGCCAGAGCCGGAGAAGCAGGAAAAGGATTTGCAGTTGTTGCAGATGAGGTGAGAAATCTTGCATCAAAGAGTGCAGAGGCAGCAAAGAATACGACCGGATTAATTGAAAGTTCCCTTCATTCCGTAGAAGAAGGTGGTAAATTTGCTGAGATTACAGCGACTTCACTTGGAAAGGTTGTGGCAGGCGCCAAAGAAATTATTTCGGATATCGCTGAAATTTCTGAGAAATCAAAAGTGCAGTCCTCTTCTTTAGAAGAAGTTACCGCAGGCATTGATCAGATTTCAAATGTAGTTCAGAACAATGCAGCTATCGCTGAGGAAAGCGCAGCGACCAGTCAGGAATTATCAGCACAGGCTCAGATGCTGAAAGAACAGATTGCAAGATTTAGGATTAAATAA
- the pfkB gene encoding 1-phosphofructokinase encodes MIYTVTFNPALDYVVRVDHFALGEVNRTEQESIYYGGKGLNVSAVLSTLGYENTALGFVAGFTGDEIERGVKGLGFRSDFIRVEKGLSRINVKLKSREETEINGMGPEITGEDVKKLYEKLDRLTAGDVLVLSGSIPKSIADDIYERIMESLDGRGVRIVVDATKDLLINVLPYHPFLIKPNNHELGEMFGVTLHGPEEIIAYGRRLQEKGARNVLISMAGDGAILITEEEDVFRMGVPKGTVKNSVGAGDSMVAGFIAGYLENGSFQHALRLGSAAGSASAFSEGLAGREDIMRLYEELSKEGF; translated from the coding sequence ATGATTTACACCGTAACATTTAATCCGGCATTGGATTATGTCGTAAGGGTAGATCACTTTGCACTGGGAGAAGTCAATAGAACGGAGCAGGAAAGCATCTATTATGGGGGAAAAGGACTCAATGTATCTGCGGTTTTATCGACTTTGGGGTATGAAAATACCGCACTGGGCTTTGTGGCAGGGTTTACCGGAGATGAAATTGAACGGGGAGTGAAAGGACTGGGATTTCGGTCGGATTTTATCCGCGTTGAAAAGGGGTTGTCCAGAATCAATGTGAAGCTTAAATCCCGGGAAGAAACAGAAATTAACGGCATGGGCCCTGAGATCACCGGAGAAGACGTAAAAAAGCTTTATGAAAAGCTGGACCGTCTGACTGCAGGGGATGTGCTGGTTTTGTCTGGCAGCATTCCTAAATCCATTGCCGATGACATCTATGAGCGGATCATGGAGTCTTTAGACGGAAGGGGAGTCCGTATCGTGGTGGATGCTACAAAGGATCTGCTTATTAATGTACTTCCTTATCATCCATTCCTTATTAAGCCCAATAATCATGAGCTGGGGGAAATGTTTGGCGTTACCCTCCATGGCCCGGAAGAGATCATTGCTTACGGAAGACGTCTTCAGGAAAAAGGTGCCAGAAATGTACTGATTTCCATGGCAGGAGACGGAGCGATCCTGATTACGGAAGAAGAGGATGTGTTCCGGATGGGAGTGCCTAAGGGAACGGTGAAGAACTCCGTGGGAGCAGGAGATTCCATGGTGGCTGGATTTATTGCAGGTTACTTAGAAAACGGCAGCTTTCAGCATGCCCTGCGTCTGGGAAGCGCAGCGGGAAGTGCCAGTGCCTTTTCAGAGGGGCTTGCAGGCAGAGAAGATATTATGAGATTGTATGAGGAATTATCAAAGGAGGGGTTTTGA
- a CDS encoding PTS fructose transporter subunit IIABC, whose amino-acid sequence MKISDLLKKESIELGVKVTSKEKAIDRLVGLMEAGGRLKDKAGYKEGIMAREALGSTAVGDGIAIPHAKVAAVKEPGLSAIVVPEGVDYEAFDGSLAHLIFMIAAPEGEADVHLEALSRLSTLLMDPDFKSDLTKAQSKEEFLQLIDDKESERYQKKEVKEEPAEKVPSGYQVLAVTACPTGIAHTFMAAENLEQQGKKLGIPLKAETNGAEGVGNALTKAEIAAADGIIIAADKKVDMARFDGKRVVVATVTEGIQKGEELVKRAVSPETPVYHHSGSAASSESGDQENVGRSIYKHLMNGVSHMLPFVIGGGILIALAFLFDDYSIDPSNFGKNTPLAAYLKTIGEQAFGMMLPVLAGYIAMSIADRPGLAVGFVGGLIAKMGATFANPAGGSVNSGFLGALLAGFIGGYIVIMLKKAFGKLPKSLEGIKPVLLYPLIGIFLVAVVTTFINPFVGAINDGLTGLLNGMGGTSKIILGVVVGGMMSVDMGGPVNKAAYVFGTAQLAEGNFDIMAAVMAGGMVPPIAVALCTTFFKKKFTEKERQSGVVNYIMGLSFISEGAIPFAAADPIRVIPSCIVGSAVAGGLSMALGCTLRAPHGGIFVLPTIGNPFGYLLAIVIGSVAGCLVMAALKKNLETE is encoded by the coding sequence ATGAAAATTTCAGATTTGTTAAAAAAGGAAAGCATTGAACTGGGAGTAAAGGTTACCAGCAAGGAAAAAGCCATTGACAGGCTTGTTGGCTTAATGGAAGCTGGAGGAAGGCTTAAGGATAAGGCTGGATATAAGGAAGGGATTATGGCAAGGGAAGCCCTGGGAAGTACGGCGGTTGGTGACGGAATCGCCATTCCCCATGCAAAGGTGGCAGCGGTAAAGGAACCGGGCCTTTCTGCGATCGTAGTGCCGGAAGGTGTGGATTATGAGGCTTTTGACGGTTCTCTTGCTCATTTGATTTTCATGATCGCAGCACCTGAGGGAGAGGCGGATGTTCACTTAGAGGCGCTATCCAGGCTTTCCACTCTTCTTATGGATCCGGATTTTAAGAGCGATTTAACAAAGGCTCAATCAAAGGAAGAATTTTTACAGCTCATTGACGATAAAGAGTCAGAACGGTATCAGAAGAAGGAAGTAAAAGAGGAACCGGCTGAAAAGGTTCCCAGCGGATATCAGGTTTTGGCAGTGACAGCATGTCCCACTGGAATTGCCCATACCTTTATGGCCGCAGAGAATTTAGAGCAGCAGGGGAAGAAGCTTGGGATTCCCCTTAAGGCGGAAACCAACGGAGCAGAAGGAGTAGGCAATGCCCTGACAAAGGCTGAGATTGCCGCAGCAGATGGAATCATCATAGCAGCGGATAAGAAGGTGGATATGGCCCGCTTTGACGGAAAGCGGGTGGTCGTGGCCACTGTAACAGAAGGTATTCAAAAGGGAGAAGAGCTGGTCAAACGGGCAGTCAGCCCGGAAACTCCTGTTTACCATCATTCCGGTTCTGCTGCCTCATCAGAAAGCGGAGACCAGGAGAATGTCGGCCGCTCCATCTATAAACATTTGATGAACGGCGTTTCCCACATGCTTCCTTTCGTGATCGGCGGAGGTATTTTGATCGCCCTGGCGTTCCTGTTTGATGATTATTCCATTGATCCTTCTAATTTTGGAAAGAACACACCTCTGGCTGCTTATTTAAAAACCATTGGGGAACAGGCCTTTGGAATGATGCTTCCGGTTCTGGCAGGATATATTGCCATGAGCATTGCAGACCGCCCCGGTCTGGCAGTGGGATTTGTCGGCGGGCTTATTGCTAAAATGGGTGCTACGTTTGCAAACCCGGCTGGAGGAAGTGTAAACTCAGGCTTCCTTGGAGCCTTGTTAGCCGGTTTCATCGGCGGATACATTGTAATCATGCTTAAAAAAGCGTTTGGCAAGCTTCCAAAGTCCCTGGAAGGAATCAAACCTGTTCTTTTATATCCTTTAATCGGCATTTTCCTTGTGGCCGTGGTAACAACCTTTATCAATCCCTTTGTAGGTGCTATTAATGATGGACTTACGGGCCTTTTAAATGGTATGGGCGGCACCAGCAAGATCATCCTTGGGGTTGTCGTAGGAGGCATGATGTCCGTAGATATGGGAGGTCCTGTGAATAAGGCTGCTTATGTGTTTGGTACGGCTCAGCTGGCAGAAGGCAATTTTGATATTATGGCGGCTGTTATGGCTGGCGGTATGGTTCCGCCAATTGCCGTTGCTCTCTGCACCACATTTTTTAAAAAGAAATTCACGGAGAAGGAGCGTCAGTCTGGCGTGGTCAACTATATTATGGGATTATCCTTTATTTCTGAGGGAGCCATTCCCTTTGCGGCCGCTGATCCCATCCGTGTAATTCCTTCCTGTATCGTCGGTTCTGCAGTAGCAGGCGGCCTTTCCATGGCTCTTGGCTGTACCCTTCGGGCACCTCATGGTGGGATATTCGTCCTTCCAACCATTGGAAATCCCTTTGGATACCTGTTAGCCATTGTCATAGGCTCTGTTGCAGGCTGTCTCGTAATGGCGGCATTAAAGAAGAATCTGGAAACAGAGTAA
- a CDS encoding HAD family hydrolase — protein sequence MYQCCIFDLDGTIINTIHSLAYSISLTMEHFGYGSIDEVHTKKFVGDGFKKLVERALIYSGDDKLAHYEEALAFYEETFEKNCLYKVEPYEGMTEFLTFLKDKGIKIGVLTNKGHERAVECVEAVYGKGFFDLITGEGNGVKCKPDPSGAFMTAEYFGAKPSECLYFGDTNTDMRTGINAGMDTAAVTWGFRERAELEAFHPRYIINHPNEIKYVFE from the coding sequence ATGTACCAATGCTGTATATTTGATCTGGACGGAACCATTATCAACACCATTCATTCCCTGGCTTACAGTATAAGCCTGACCATGGAGCATTTTGGCTATGGATCGATCGATGAGGTTCACACCAAAAAGTTTGTAGGGGATGGATTTAAAAAGCTGGTGGAACGGGCCCTTATTTATTCGGGAGATGATAAGCTGGCCCATTATGAGGAAGCCCTTGCATTTTATGAGGAGACCTTTGAGAAAAACTGCCTTTACAAGGTGGAGCCATACGAAGGAATGACAGAGTTTCTGACATTTCTTAAGGATAAAGGAATCAAGATCGGGGTTCTGACCAACAAAGGCCATGAACGGGCCGTTGAATGCGTGGAAGCCGTTTACGGCAAAGGTTTTTTTGATTTGATTACCGGGGAGGGAAATGGGGTCAAATGCAAGCCTGATCCGTCAGGAGCCTTCATGACAGCAGAGTATTTTGGTGCAAAGCCTTCGGAATGCCTTTATTTTGGAGACACCAATACCGATATGAGGACAGGTATCAATGCTGGAATGGATACGGCAGCCGTAACCTGGGGGTTTCGTGAACGGGCGGAACTGGAAGCATTTCATCCCAGGTACATTATAAATCATCCCAATGAGATCAAATATGTTTTTGAATAA
- a CDS encoding LCP family protein — MNEYLFFLFDNMGGTMTKHLKWGLIMIAAVWAALIGTMLGYAWNIMHMPKVPKLQMPQLQNTNISIETQEKMEGYWTVVVFGVDSREGTLDKGTRSDMQMILNVDLGTGEIRIVSIYRDTYLRIDEKERYDKINEAYFKGGPKQAIEALKDNLDLTIDDYASFSWKAVADAINLLGGIDVDISHEEFRVINGFITETVESTGVGSYHLKEEGPNHLDGVQAVAYARLRKMDTDFKRTERQREVVDLALKKAREADAATLSKVAAAVLPQISTSVGMKDLLPLMKNIKRFHMTETEGFPSKLKDVMIGKRDCVVPVTLESNVKRLHQFLFDEENYEPSETVKEISRQIELRIKNKK; from the coding sequence ATGAATGAGTATCTCTTCTTTTTATTTGACAATATGGGAGGAACCATGACGAAACACTTAAAATGGGGTTTGATTATGATAGCGGCTGTCTGGGCCGCCTTAATTGGGACAATGCTTGGATATGCCTGGAACATCATGCATATGCCCAAAGTTCCCAAGCTGCAGATGCCTCAGCTTCAAAATACGAATATAAGCATAGAGACCCAGGAAAAGATGGAGGGCTACTGGACGGTAGTGGTGTTTGGCGTGGATTCCAGGGAAGGGACCCTGGATAAAGGGACCCGGTCGGATATGCAGATGATCCTTAATGTAGATCTTGGAACAGGAGAAATACGAATTGTTTCAATCTACCGGGACACCTATTTACGGATAGATGAGAAGGAACGCTATGATAAGATCAATGAGGCTTATTTTAAGGGAGGACCGAAACAGGCCATAGAGGCTCTAAAGGATAATCTGGATCTGACCATTGACGATTACGCATCATTTAGCTGGAAGGCCGTTGCTGATGCCATCAATCTTCTGGGAGGGATCGATGTGGATATCAGCCATGAGGAATTCCGGGTGATCAACGGCTTTATTACGGAAACTGTGGAGTCAACAGGCGTAGGCTCCTATCACTTAAAAGAGGAAGGCCCTAACCATTTAGATGGGGTCCAGGCAGTTGCCTATGCTAGGCTCAGGAAGATGGATACGGATTTTAAGCGGACGGAACGTCAGAGAGAGGTGGTTGACTTAGCGCTTAAAAAGGCCAGGGAAGCGGATGCGGCAACCTTAAGCAAGGTAGCAGCTGCCGTGCTTCCCCAGATATCCACCAGCGTTGGAATGAAGGATCTGCTCCCTCTAATGAAAAATATAAAAAGGTTTCACATGACTGAAACGGAGGGATTTCCATCAAAGCTTAAGGATGTTATGATCGGTAAAAGAGACTGTGTTGTCCCTGTGACCCTGGAATCAAACGTAAAAAGGCTTCATCAGTTCCTGTTTGATGAAGAAAACTATGAACCCTCAGAGACGGTAAAAGAGATTAGCAGACAGATCGAGCTCCGGATAAAAAACAAGAAATAA